The Candidatus Methylomirabilis tolerans genomic sequence TATAGCGTCAGCGCGTTGATTGCGTGTCGCGTTGGTTGGGTTGGTTGCGGGTTTGGGGGTTTGGGGTCACTCTGCCAGCATTCTTCGCGGGAGACGCCTGACTGTCGCAGGAGCCGAGCCAACAGATCTACGCTAATCTCCCCCTGATGCGGGTTGGGTAAAATCAATCGGCGGTCTCCACGGAGCATAAACTGATGTCGACCACCCATGTAAGGACCTTCAAACCCCAACCTATTTAAACGTTCAATCAGTTCGCGTCGTGAAACAGGCGGGAGACGAGACATTTAAGCCGGCGTCTTCTCCGGCAGGTGGATGGCTACCTCCCCCAAGGCCGGAATTGGTAAGCCTTTCGCAATGCTAAACAGCACCCAGTCCTCAATTGCCTCGGCTAGCTTGCGACGACATTCTTCCAAGGTCTTACCCGTCGCCCAGACCCCGGCGAGCGGTGGCACCTCGCCGTAGAACGGTTCTTCATCTTTGATGATTTCATAATGTGCGCATTCGAGCGCGGTCTCAATGTACTGCAACAACATGTCGCCCCCTCCTCAGTTCACCTTCTCGCACATTATAACACCTTTTCAGGCTAACCTACCCGGTTGCGTCGATGGCGTCAGCGCGTCCATAGCGTTTATAGCGTCAGCGCGTCCATAGCGTTGATTGCGTCTATAGCGTTCATTGCGTCGATGGCGTCAGCGCGT encodes the following:
- a CDS encoding type II toxin-antitoxin system HicA family toxin, yielding MSRLPPVSRRELIERLNRLGFEGPYMGGRHQFMLRGDRRLILPNPHQGEISVDLLARLLRQSGVSREECWQSDPKPPNPQPTQPTRHAINALTL
- a CDS encoding type II toxin-antitoxin system HicB family antitoxin, producing the protein MLLQYIETALECAHYEIIKDEEPFYGEVPPLAGVWATGKTLEECRRKLAEAIEDWVLFSIAKGLPIPALGEVAIHLPEKTPA